In Nostocoides sp. HKS02, the DNA window GATCAAGAAGAAGTCCGAGGGCATCTACGCCGTCGTCAACTTCACCGCGGAGCCGGCCACGGCCAAGGAGCTGGACCGTCAGCTCGGCCTCAACGAGTCGGTCATGCGTACCAAGCTCCTGCGCCCCGGCGCCTGAGCTGCACCTGATCTGATCCGGACCACCGGCTCCACCACCTGACCCAAACGAACAGGGGACTGCTTCATGGCTGGCGACACCGTCATCACCGTCATCGGCAACATCACCGGCGACCCTGAGCTGCGCTTCACTCCCTCGGGCGCTGCCGTCGCGAACTTCACCGTGGCCTCCACGCCGCGCCAGTTCGACCGGCAGTCCAACGAGTGGAAGGACGGCGAGACGCTGTTCATGCGCTGCTCGGTGTGGCGTGACGCGGCCGAGAACGTCGCCGAGTCGCTCCAGCGGGGCACTCGGGTCATCGTCTCCGGCCGTCTGAAGTCGCGCTCGTACGACACCAAAGAGGGCGAGAAGCGCACCGTCATGGAGATGGAGGTCGACGAGGTCGGCCCATCCCTGCGCTACGCCACCGCGAAGGTCAACAAGACCCAGCGCGGCGGAGCGGGTGGTGGCGGCTTCTCCGGTGGCGGCCAGCAG includes these proteins:
- a CDS encoding single-stranded DNA-binding protein, giving the protein MAGDTVITVIGNITGDPELRFTPSGAAVANFTVASTPRQFDRQSNEWKDGETLFMRCSVWRDAAENVAESLQRGTRVIVSGRLKSRSYDTKEGEKRTVMEMEVDEVGPSLRYATAKVNKTQRGGAGGGGFSGGGQQGGGQGGQQEDPWATGPSSAPAAAPQSGGQQGGGWGGGAPSYDEPPF